The following coding sequences lie in one Montipora foliosa isolate CH-2021 chromosome 11, ASM3666993v2, whole genome shotgun sequence genomic window:
- the LOC137975458 gene encoding uncharacterized protein — MRLVNVVNVPLVLLVYFYIKIFHCWWLTGTQLWLLSLRFSNSDRHLGFEQHPRTQQLKPVTARRAYSSSELKNIRAHQPKCRLQPQLWRKLQDLGLTKRYRSKRCGQPRIHGNPVPPLTGIPLPPSLSPKGSSHSSVRPFATNVIPTTMVDNVLSLVPKLDELLAVLEVYPAEFVCLTETWLNESCPDSLVHLPGSLCFRNDRQNRREGGVCAYVKSLFPCKRMSDFEEPDLESVWILVRPYRLPRCASCILVAAVYQPPSNGDMNERLVGHIDRNCETFLSKHPDGVIIVTGDFNPISTGLKPSYVTYKTGLMQMVKVLTRDTGTLDWVLTNKPKFFEAPVQLSKIGKSDHFAILVKSRVGTCDLKTVNKSIWRRDLRESSMNAFGRWITITDWSCVTDLTLAKDKFEAFYTIMSNAVDLYLPKKRVRVCSNNKPWVTPKLTALIRQRQNALSTLGKDSARFKDLRNRVQRECKTARARFYNNKVSALKESNVSRWWKEVKALSGLTTPSERWHQMLGEAIPTVDALAERFNEFLRDLTSNFIPLPESVVELVPVPQELLGCRGTVFSALRSIKVKKPSGLDPVPAVV, encoded by the coding sequence ATGCGGCTCGTAAATGTAGTCAATGTGCCTCTTGTATTACTGGTCTATTTCTACATCAAGATATTTCATTGCTGGTGGCTTACTGGAACCCAACTCTGGTTGTTATCTTTGAGGTTTTCGAACTctgaccgccatcttggatttgaaCAACATCCAAGAACTCAACAACTGAAGCCTGTTACAGCTAGACGAGCTTACTCCAGTTCAGAGTTGAAGAACATACGAGCCCATCAACCCAAATGTAGACTACAGCCGCAATTATGGAGAAAGTTGCAAGATCTGGGTCTAACTAAACGTTATAGATCGAAACGTTGTGGTCAACCGAGGATCCATGGGAACCCTGTGCCTCCACTCACAGGTATCCCTCTCCCACCATCACTATCTCCAAAGGGCTCAAGCCATTCAAGTGTGAGACCCTTTGCTACGAATGTGATTCCTACGACTATGGTAGATAATGTCCTATCGCTGGTACCGAAACTAGATGAATTGTTAGCTGTATTGGAAGTATATCCAGCTGAATTTGTCTGTCTTACAGAAACCTGGCTCAACGAGTCTTGTCCTGACTCCTTAGTTCATCTCCCGGGTTCTCTATGCTTCAGGAACGACCGACAGAACCGTCGTGAAGGCGGGGTCTGTGCATACGTCAAATCATTGTTCCCATGCAAGCGTATGTCTGATTTCGAGGAACCAGACCTTGAGTCTGTATGGATACTCGTCCGTCCCTACCGACTGCCCAGATGTGCTTCGTGCATTTTGGTTGCAGCAGTATACCAACCTCCATCTAATGGTGATATGAATGAGCGCTTGGTAGGTCACATTGACAGGAACTGTGAGACATTCTTATCGAAACACCCTGATGGAGTGATCATCGTAACAGGTGATTTTAACCCGATCAGTACAGGCTTGAAGCCTAGTTATGTTACATACAAGACTGGTCTCATGCAAATGGTCAAAGTTTTGACTAGAGACACTGGCACACTGGACTGGGTTTTGACTAACAAACCAAAGTTTTTTGAGGCACCTGTGCAACTGTCTAAAATTGGTAAAAGCGATCACTTTGCTATCTTAGTCAAATCGAGAGTTGGTACGTGTGACCTTAAAACCGTGAACAAAAGCATTTGGAGGCGTGACCTTAGGGAGAGTAGCATGAACGCCTTTGGACGATGGATCACGATAACCGACTGGTCTTGTGTTACTGATTTAACACTTGCTAAAGATAAATTTGAAGCCTTCTATACCATCATGTCTAATGCAGTTGACTTGTACCTGCCTAAGAAGAGGGTAAGGGTGTGCTCTAACAACAAACCCTGGGTGACCCCTAAACTGACCGCTCTGATTAGGCAGAGACAAAACGCGCTATCAACACTTGGCAAAGACTCTGCTCGTTTCAAAGATCTGAGGAATCGAGTTCAACGTGAGTGTAAAACTGCTAGGGCACGATTTTACAACAATAAAGTATCTGCACTTAAAGAGTCAAATGTGTCACGCTGGTGGAAAGAGGTTAAGGCGTTAAGTGGTTTGACAACTCCTTCTGAGAGGTGGCACCAAATGCTCGGTGAGGCGATACCAACAGTTGATGCACTGGCAGAGAGATTTAATGAGTTCTTGCGAGATCTTACATCTAATTTTATCCCACTTCCTGAATCTGTTGTggaactcgtcccagtcccccAAGAGCTTCTAGGCTGCCGTGGTACTGTGTTCTCCGCATTACGGTCTATCAAGGTGAAAAAACCCTCTGGCCTGGATCCGGTTCCAGCAGTTGTTTAG